A DNA window from Actinomadura coerulea contains the following coding sequences:
- a CDS encoding dienelactone hydrolase family protein: protein MARILLLHSMYGLRPAVHQAADRLRAAGHEVHAPDLYDGRVVDEAEAGIEIKDEIGRDELLRRAVVAAAPLTGEGGLVYAGFSLGGSIAQNLAFADDKAGGLLLMHGTSDIADDASTDIPVQLHVADPDTWEPVDWLNAWYLRMRKAGADVEVFRYRGAGHLFTDPDLPDYDAEAAERAWATALEFLATL from the coding sequence ATGGCACGCATTCTCCTCCTCCACTCGATGTACGGGCTGCGGCCCGCGGTGCACCAGGCGGCCGACCGGCTCCGGGCCGCCGGGCACGAGGTGCACGCCCCCGACCTCTACGACGGGCGCGTCGTCGACGAGGCCGAGGCCGGGATCGAGATCAAGGACGAGATCGGGCGGGACGAGCTGCTGCGCCGCGCCGTCGTGGCCGCCGCGCCGCTGACCGGGGAGGGCGGGCTCGTCTACGCGGGGTTCTCGCTCGGCGGCTCCATCGCCCAGAACCTCGCGTTCGCCGACGACAAGGCAGGCGGGCTGCTGCTGATGCACGGCACGTCGGACATCGCGGACGACGCCTCCACCGACATCCCGGTGCAGCTGCACGTCGCCGACCCCGACACCTGGGAGCCGGTCGACTGGCTCAACGCGTGGTACCTGCGGATGCGCAAGGCGGGCGCGGACGTGGAGGTGTTCCGCTACCGCGGCGCGGGCCACCTGTTCACCGACCCTGACCTGCCCGACTACGACGCCGAAGCCGCCGAGCGCGCCTGGGCGACGGCGCTCGAATTCCTCGCCACCCTCTGA
- the trxA gene encoding thioredoxin codes for MKAVTDADFASEVLENDKPVLVDFWAEWCGPCRMVAPILEEISKEHGDKLDIVKLNIDENPQVPQQYGVMQIPTMNVYRGGEVVKQIMGAKPKAALLRDLAEFI; via the coding sequence ATGAAAGCCGTGACCGACGCCGACTTCGCGTCCGAGGTCCTGGAGAACGACAAGCCCGTTCTCGTCGACTTCTGGGCGGAATGGTGCGGCCCCTGCCGGATGGTGGCGCCGATCCTGGAGGAGATCTCCAAGGAGCACGGCGACAAGCTCGACATCGTCAAGCTGAACATCGACGAGAACCCGCAGGTCCCGCAGCAGTACGGCGTCATGCAGATCCCGACGATGAACGTCTACAGGGGCGGAGAGGTCGTCAAGCAGATCATGGGCGCCAAGCCGAAGGCCGCCCTGCTGAGGGATCTCGCCGAGTTCATC
- the sigM gene encoding RNA polymerase sigma factor SigM, whose amino-acid sequence MSRVGEVPDKELLARHAQGDPHAFAELVHRHRDRMWAVALRTLGDPEEAADALQDACLSAFRAAGRFRGDAAVTTWLHRIVVNACLDRVRRKSVRPATPMGDDATFDAVAPKMPDPTDAHGVSLDVRTALEQLPYEQRAALVLVDMMGYSVDDAAQVMEVPPGTIKSRCARGRARLAPLLVHHRNRREPRNVGGVEGGGMPK is encoded by the coding sequence ATGAGTCGCGTAGGCGAAGTGCCCGACAAGGAGCTCCTCGCCCGGCACGCCCAGGGGGACCCGCACGCCTTCGCCGAACTCGTCCACCGCCACCGCGACCGCATGTGGGCGGTCGCGCTGCGCACGCTCGGCGACCCGGAGGAGGCGGCGGACGCGCTGCAGGACGCGTGCCTCTCGGCGTTCCGCGCCGCCGGGCGCTTCCGCGGCGACGCCGCCGTCACGACCTGGCTGCACCGCATCGTGGTGAACGCGTGCCTCGACCGCGTCCGGCGCAAGTCCGTCCGCCCGGCGACGCCGATGGGCGACGACGCGACGTTCGACGCCGTCGCGCCCAAGATGCCCGACCCGACCGACGCGCACGGCGTGTCCCTCGACGTCCGCACCGCGCTGGAGCAGCTGCCGTACGAGCAGCGGGCCGCCCTGGTCCTCGTCGACATGATGGGCTACTCCGTCGACGACGCCGCGCAGGTCATGGAGGTCCCACCCGGAACGATCAAGAGCCGGTGCGCGCGCGGCCGCGCCCGGCTGGCGCCCCTTCTCGTCCACCACCGGAACCGACGCGAGCCCAGGAACGTCGGAGGTGTGGAAGGAGGTGGCATGCCCAAGTGA
- a CDS encoding protein kinase family protein: protein MSTSVIEPGTRLAGRYRLEERISDSGGSSLWKAIDEILARAVAVRTFDPEFPRIAEAVTSARSASRLTDPRLTQVFDADDSGESAYIVSEWVAGETLEGMLAKAPLEPGRAATLLYEASEAISAAHAAGLSHLCLTPRDLVWTTGGTVKILGVATDAVLCDRESDDSAAEDVRGLGRMLYAALTAHWPGDEDGSALPAAPASDGLPHAPRQVQAGISHAIDAIVCRCLGIGTGEPLASPADLAKALRGVPRTPLPLFAGLGNAPPAAPRQTQPRRPATPPPAATRPHRQPDPAATSHVPPPRAQHHAAPPPPPATSTRTTPAHGHGGPKRPANRALMGVAAAALTVIVGLGAWALTGVGGDDKPKGGGATDNSQTSAPPKPTVAKLTPQGITPAERPAGPGHGDGTIGKNLQSVIDGRPSGDWETQSYYDADFGRLSKGLGVLLDMGKPVKVANVKIYSPVSGGVLQVRVGNSQSPTDLKRVGEQTPNGGEVAVPANPQATGRYVLVWFTKLPGGPFKGRLGEIAVYGAAG, encoded by the coding sequence GTGAGCACGTCAGTCATCGAGCCCGGCACCCGTCTCGCCGGCCGCTACCGGCTCGAGGAGCGCATCAGCGACTCGGGCGGCTCGTCGCTCTGGAAGGCCATCGACGAGATCCTCGCGCGGGCGGTCGCCGTCCGCACCTTCGACCCCGAGTTCCCCCGGATCGCCGAGGCGGTCACGTCGGCACGGTCGGCCAGCCGGCTGACCGACCCCCGCCTGACCCAGGTGTTCGACGCCGACGACTCGGGGGAGAGCGCCTACATCGTCAGCGAATGGGTCGCCGGCGAGACCCTGGAGGGCATGCTCGCCAAGGCCCCGCTGGAGCCGGGCCGCGCCGCGACGCTGCTCTACGAGGCCTCCGAGGCGATCTCCGCCGCGCACGCCGCGGGGCTCTCCCACCTCTGCCTCACCCCCCGCGACCTGGTCTGGACGACCGGCGGCACCGTCAAGATCCTCGGCGTCGCCACCGACGCCGTGCTGTGCGACCGCGAGTCCGACGACTCCGCCGCCGAGGACGTTCGCGGCCTCGGCCGCATGCTGTACGCGGCGCTCACCGCCCACTGGCCCGGCGACGAGGACGGCTCCGCCCTGCCCGCCGCGCCCGCGTCCGACGGTCTCCCGCACGCGCCCCGCCAGGTCCAGGCCGGCATCTCGCACGCGATCGACGCGATCGTGTGCCGCTGCCTCGGCATCGGCACGGGCGAGCCGCTCGCGTCGCCCGCCGACCTGGCCAAGGCGCTGCGCGGCGTTCCGCGCACCCCGCTGCCGCTGTTCGCCGGGCTCGGCAACGCCCCGCCCGCGGCCCCGAGGCAGACGCAGCCGAGGCGCCCCGCGACACCGCCGCCGGCGGCGACACGGCCGCACCGGCAGCCCGACCCGGCCGCGACCTCGCACGTACCGCCGCCCCGCGCGCAGCACCACGCCGCCCCGCCCCCGCCGCCCGCCACCTCCACCCGGACGACGCCCGCGCACGGCCACGGCGGCCCCAAGCGCCCGGCCAACCGCGCCCTGATGGGCGTCGCGGCCGCCGCGCTGACCGTCATCGTCGGGCTCGGCGCCTGGGCGCTGACCGGCGTCGGCGGCGACGACAAGCCCAAGGGCGGCGGCGCCACCGACAACTCCCAGACGAGCGCGCCGCCGAAGCCGACGGTCGCCAAGCTCACCCCGCAGGGCATCACGCCCGCCGAGCGCCCCGCCGGTCCGGGCCACGGCGACGGCACGATCGGCAAGAACCTGCAGTCCGTCATCGACGGCAGGCCCAGCGGCGACTGGGAGACCCAGAGCTACTACGACGCCGACTTCGGCCGCCTGTCGAAGGGCCTCGGCGTCCTGCTCGACATGGGCAAGCCCGTCAAGGTCGCCAACGTGAAGATCTACTCTCCGGTGAGCGGCGGGGTGCTGCAGGTCCGCGTCGGCAACTCGCAGTCCCCGACCGACCTCAAGCGCGTCGGGGAGCAGACCCCCAACGGCGGCGAGGTCGCCGTCCCCGCGAACCCGCAGGCCACGGGCCGGTATGTGCTCGTCTGGTTCACCAAGCTGCCCGGCGGGCCGTTCAAGGGGCGGCTCGGCGAGATCGCCGTCTACGGGGCGGCGGGCTGA
- the murJ gene encoding murein biosynthesis integral membrane protein MurJ, whose protein sequence is MDTPPAQEGKGSSGILKSGAIMAVGTLASRVTGFLRTAVIVAALGTGLLANAYNTANTIPNQIYDLLLGGILTSVIVPLLVRAKQRDRVAGEQYEQRVFTLAVIGLAVLTLVSVLLAPLFIDILAGSYSGDQRQVAILFARFFLPQLFFYGVGAFAGAVLNTRGSFGAPMWAPVLNNLVVIAVGGAFLTITTGRVDPSSITDQQLMLLSIGTTGGIVLQTVALWPSLRRVGFRWRPRLDFRRGELGEVGRMAGWTLLYVVAAQAAFAVVTALTNRAGKLAYVQGLGEGYGYTPYFNAYQLFQLPYAIVGVSVITALLPRMSRFAAEGKTADVRAAFSSGLRLSSVIIMPAAALMLVLGPEITTVLFAHGNTTADDALVIARVMQMFAIALVPFSVYQLMLRVFYSYGDTRTPALIGLVVTSTNIAMAFTAYNVLDLKWIVVGIAGGFAISNLVGTVTCWLVLRRKLGGMDGRRVIGGHLKLLVAIWPLIGFAYAAHTVADALGGVDAMLPALATLVAGSVGGGLLYVLFAKLLRVEEIQTTIATFARRLPGRAK, encoded by the coding sequence GTGGACACGCCTCCGGCACAGGAGGGCAAGGGCTCGTCCGGCATCCTGAAGTCCGGCGCGATCATGGCGGTGGGCACCCTGGCGTCCCGCGTCACCGGCTTCCTGCGCACGGCCGTGATCGTCGCCGCGCTCGGCACCGGGCTGCTCGCCAACGCCTACAACACCGCCAACACCATCCCCAACCAGATCTACGACCTGCTGCTGGGCGGCATCCTCACCAGCGTCATCGTCCCGCTGCTGGTCCGGGCCAAGCAGCGCGACCGGGTCGCCGGGGAGCAGTACGAGCAGCGCGTGTTCACCCTCGCGGTGATCGGCCTCGCCGTCCTCACCCTCGTGTCGGTGCTGCTCGCACCGCTGTTCATCGACATCCTGGCGGGCAGCTACAGCGGCGACCAGCGCCAGGTCGCCATCCTGTTCGCCCGGTTCTTCCTCCCCCAGCTGTTCTTCTACGGCGTCGGGGCGTTCGCCGGGGCCGTCCTCAACACGCGCGGCAGCTTCGGCGCGCCGATGTGGGCGCCCGTGCTGAACAACCTCGTCGTGATCGCGGTCGGCGGCGCGTTCCTCACGATCACCACCGGCCGCGTCGACCCGTCCAGCATCACCGACCAGCAGCTCATGCTGCTGTCCATCGGCACGACCGGCGGGATCGTCCTGCAGACGGTCGCGCTGTGGCCGTCGCTGCGCCGCGTCGGCTTCCGGTGGCGGCCCCGGCTGGACTTCCGCCGCGGCGAGCTCGGCGAGGTCGGGCGGATGGCGGGCTGGACGCTGCTGTACGTCGTCGCCGCCCAGGCCGCGTTCGCCGTCGTGACCGCGCTGACGAACCGGGCCGGGAAGCTCGCGTACGTCCAGGGCCTCGGCGAGGGCTACGGCTACACCCCGTACTTCAACGCCTACCAGCTCTTCCAGCTCCCCTACGCGATCGTGGGGGTCTCGGTGATCACCGCGCTGCTGCCGCGGATGAGCCGGTTCGCCGCCGAGGGCAAGACGGCCGACGTGCGCGCCGCGTTCTCCAGCGGGCTCCGGCTCTCCTCGGTGATCATCATGCCGGCGGCGGCGCTGATGCTGGTGCTCGGACCGGAGATCACCACCGTGCTGTTCGCGCACGGCAACACCACCGCCGACGACGCCCTGGTGATCGCGCGGGTCATGCAGATGTTCGCCATCGCGCTCGTCCCGTTCTCCGTCTACCAGCTGATGCTGCGGGTCTTCTACTCCTACGGCGACACGCGGACGCCCGCACTGATCGGCCTCGTCGTCACCTCCACCAACATCGCCATGGCGTTCACCGCCTACAACGTCCTCGACCTCAAGTGGATCGTGGTCGGCATCGCGGGCGGGTTCGCGATCAGCAACCTGGTCGGGACGGTCACCTGCTGGCTGGTGCTGCGCCGCAAGCTCGGCGGGATGGACGGGCGCCGCGTCATCGGCGGCCACCTCAAGCTGCTCGTCGCGATCTGGCCGCTGATCGGGTTCGCCTACGCCGCGCACACGGTCGCGGACGCGCTGGGCGGCGTCGACGCGATGCTGCCCGCGCTGGCCACCCTGGTGGCCGGGTCCGTCGGCGGCGGGCTGCTGTACGTGCTGTTCGCCAAGCTGCTGCGCGTGGAGGAGATCCAGACCACCATCGCGACGTTCGCCCGCCGGCTTCCGGGGCGGGCAAAGTAA
- the trxB gene encoding thioredoxin-disulfide reductase, translating to MSDVRNVIIIGSGPAGYTAAVYAARGDLKPLVFEGSVTAGGALMNTTDVENFPGFPDGIMGPDLMDNLRKQAERFGAELITDDVTEVDLTADPKVVKVGDETYLAKTVIVATGSGYRELGLPDEKRLSGRGVSWCATCDGFFFREQDIAVVGGGDTAMEEAIFLTKFARSVTVVHRRDELRASKIMQDRAFANEKIKFLWDSEVAAIQGDDRVTGVTIRNTRTGAESALEITGLFIAIGHDPRSELFDGQLETDTDGYLLVDAPTTKTKIPGVFACGDVVDHIYRQAITAAGSGCSAAIDAERWLQDRDAAETVPQA from the coding sequence GTGAGCGACGTCCGTAACGTCATCATCATCGGCTCCGGCCCCGCGGGCTACACGGCCGCCGTCTACGCGGCCCGCGGCGACCTCAAGCCGCTGGTGTTCGAGGGTTCGGTGACGGCCGGCGGTGCCCTGATGAACACCACCGACGTGGAGAACTTCCCCGGCTTCCCCGACGGGATCATGGGCCCCGACCTGATGGACAACCTGCGCAAGCAGGCCGAGCGCTTCGGCGCCGAGCTCATCACCGACGACGTCACCGAGGTCGACCTGACCGCCGACCCGAAGGTCGTCAAGGTCGGCGACGAGACCTACCTCGCCAAGACCGTGATCGTCGCGACCGGCTCGGGGTACCGCGAGCTGGGCCTGCCGGACGAGAAGCGGCTGTCCGGCCGCGGCGTCTCCTGGTGCGCCACCTGCGACGGGTTCTTCTTCCGCGAGCAGGACATCGCCGTCGTCGGCGGCGGCGACACCGCGATGGAAGAGGCGATCTTCCTGACCAAGTTCGCCCGCTCGGTGACCGTGGTCCACCGGCGCGACGAGCTGCGCGCATCCAAGATCATGCAGGACCGGGCGTTCGCCAACGAGAAGATCAAGTTCCTCTGGGACAGCGAGGTCGCCGCGATCCAGGGCGACGACCGGGTGACCGGTGTGACGATCCGCAACACCAGGACCGGCGCGGAGTCCGCCCTGGAGATCACCGGCCTGTTCATCGCGATCGGCCACGACCCGCGCAGCGAGCTGTTCGACGGGCAGCTGGAGACCGACACCGACGGCTACCTGCTGGTCGACGCCCCCACGACGAAGACGAAGATCCCCGGCGTGTTCGCCTGCGGCGACGTGGTCGACCACATCTACCGGCAGGCCATCACCGCCGCCGGCAGCGGCTGCTCGGCCGCCATCGACGCCGAGCGCTGGCTGCAGGACCGGGACGCCGCCGAGACCGTCCCCCAGGCCTGA
- a CDS encoding anti-sigma factor family protein — protein MNPAHLDYDVLADLAEGLLEDDEAASVNAHLDTCADCRELSADLADVSRILAEAPVPSMPAELAERIDTAIAAESMHTATVASLEQRRGRRHWRILSAAAATVVVLGGGATVGKIALDGASSSDSAARHPAPNRSLTDSRSGSGVPKVAPGEPDPTFKVAQSGTDYRSGTLGAQVGGVVTGEQEMRAHAVAPDARLRGCVSGVAGEQTLLLVDQAKYEGRPAIIIAVNGDRPGRRNIWVVGPDCSPQAHHLLKQLKNA, from the coding sequence GTGAACCCCGCGCACCTTGACTACGACGTCTTGGCCGACCTGGCCGAGGGACTTCTCGAAGACGACGAAGCCGCCTCCGTCAACGCACACCTCGACACCTGCGCCGATTGCCGTGAGCTGTCCGCCGATCTTGCGGACGTCTCCCGGATCCTGGCGGAGGCCCCGGTGCCGTCCATGCCCGCCGAACTGGCCGAACGCATCGACACCGCCATCGCGGCGGAGTCGATGCACACCGCCACCGTGGCGAGCCTGGAGCAACGGCGCGGAAGGCGGCATTGGCGGATACTGTCGGCGGCCGCGGCGACGGTGGTCGTCCTCGGCGGCGGAGCGACGGTCGGCAAGATCGCGCTGGACGGCGCGAGCAGCAGTGACAGCGCGGCGCGGCATCCGGCCCCGAACCGCTCCCTGACCGATTCCCGCTCGGGTTCGGGGGTGCCGAAGGTGGCCCCCGGAGAGCCGGACCCCACGTTCAAGGTCGCCCAGAGCGGCACCGACTACCGGTCGGGCACGCTGGGCGCGCAGGTCGGCGGCGTCGTCACGGGCGAGCAGGAGATGCGAGCCCATGCCGTCGCGCCCGACGCCCGGCTCCGCGGCTGCGTCAGCGGCGTCGCCGGCGAGCAGACGCTCCTGCTCGTCGACCAGGCGAAATACGAGGGACGGCCCGCGATCATCATCGCCGTGAACGGCGACCGCCCCGGCAGGCGGAACATCTGGGTCGTCGGACCGGACTGCTCCCCGCAGGCCCACCATCTGCTGAAGCAGCTCAAGAACGCCTGA